In Ancylomarina subtilis, the sequence GAAATTTAAAGTGTAGAGATGGATTATAAAAGCATTATTATTAAGATTCGTAGAATTGTTCGATCAATCAATTTGGAGTCTAAGAAAATACAGAAAAATCATGGTGTAAGTATTCCGCAGGTGCTTTGTTTGGAATATTTAAAAAACTCACCCAATTATCAGGCTACACAAAAAAGTATTAGAGATCATTTGAACCTAAACTCAAGTACGGTCACTGGTATTATTAGTAGGCTGGAAATGAAGGGGCTGCTTGCACGTTTGCCTAAATCAGGAGATCGAAGAGTGACAACGATTACTCTTACTTCCATTGGTGACGAGGTGCTAAGAACCACACCTGATCTTTTGCAACAAAGACTAGCGGTTAAATTAAAGAGTATTCCCACTGATAAATTAGAGAATATTGGTGAATCATTAGACTTGTTGGTTGAAATGTTGGAGATCGAAGGTCTTGATGCTTCTCCAATGCTTACTGCTGAAGATGTAATTAAAGAGGAATTTAGTGGACCTCAATCATCTTTTGACTCCTCCCTGGATTGATTGTTGTATTGGT encodes:
- a CDS encoding MarR family winged helix-turn-helix transcriptional regulator, producing MDYKSIIIKIRRIVRSINLESKKIQKNHGVSIPQVLCLEYLKNSPNYQATQKSIRDHLNLNSSTVTGIISRLEMKGLLARLPKSGDRRVTTITLTSIGDEVLRTTPDLLQQRLAVKLKSIPTDKLENIGESLDLLVEMLEIEGLDASPMLTAEDVIKEEFSGPQSSFDSSLD